In Scyliorhinus canicula chromosome 8, sScyCan1.1, whole genome shotgun sequence, one DNA window encodes the following:
- the hmgcs1 gene encoding hydroxymethylglutaryl-CoA synthase, cytoplasmic, translating into MPGSLPANAEAGWPKDVGILALEIYFPSQFVEQTELEKFDGVDAGKYTVGLGQSRMGFCSDREDINSLCLTAVHRLMERNNLPYESIGRLEVGTETIIDKSKAVKTVLMQLFEESGNTDIEGIDTTNACYGGTAALFNSVNWVESSSWDGRYALVVAGDIAVYATGSARPTGGAGAIAMLVGPNAPLGFERGLRGTHMQHAYDFYKPDMVSEYPVVDGKLSIQCYLSALDHCYSVYCNKYQAQKQKEGSDARFTLQDFNYMVFHTPYCKLVQKSVGRLLLDDFLRDPNPNTQSGTFAGLEAFRDVKLEDTYFDRDVEKAFLKASADIFKQKTQPSLMVSNQNGNMYTPSVYGCLSAILGQRSAQQLAGQRIGLFSYGSGFAATLYSLRVTQDATPGSALDKLVASLADLQVRLDSRKKVSPEAFATSMKLREETHHLANQQPQSAVEDLFPGTWYLTGVDEKHRRDYARRPILENGSFEAGLGAPHGNPTTTECAPSPAKKMPRIPATASQPATANLSNGEH; encoded by the exons ATGCCTGGATCACTTCCTGCCAATGCTGAAGCCGGCTGGCCCAAGGATGTTGGAATCCTTGCCCTGGAAATCTACTTCCCGTCTCAGTTCGTGGAGCAGACCGAGCTGGAGAAGTTTGATGGAGTTGACGCGGGCAAGTATACCGTGGGCCTGGGGCAGTCGAGGATGGGCTTCTGCTCCGACCGCGAGGACATCAACTCCCTGTGCCTGACCGCTGTACACCGGCTGATGGAGAGGAACAACCTCCCGTACGAGAGCATCGGGCGGCTGGAGGTGGGAACGGAGACCATTATCGACAAGTCCAAGGCGGTGAAGACTGTCCTTATGCAGCTATTTGAGGAATCTGGGAACACAGACATTGAGGGCATCGACACCACCAACGCCTGTTACGGGGGAACCGCTGCACTCTTCAACTCTGTCAACTGGGTGGAATCCAGTTCCTGGGATG GGCGCTACGCACTGGTTGTTGCTGGTGATATCGCCGTCTACGCTACTGGGAGCGCCCGTCCCACAGGTGGTGCGGGTGCCATCGCAATGTTGGTCGGTCCCAATGCTCCACTGGGATTTGAGCGAG GTCTGCGGGGAACGCACATGCAGCACGCGTATGATTTCTACAAGCCGGACATGGTGTCAGAGTACCCTGTGGTGGATGGGAAACTTTCGATTCAATGCTACCTCAGTGCGCTGGACCATTGCTACAGCGTTTACTGCAACAAGTACCAGGCACAGAAACAGAAAG AGGGTAGCGATGCTCGCTTTACTCTGCAGGACTTTAACTACATGGTGTTCCACACCCCCTACTGCAAACTGGTCCAGAAATCTGTGGGCCGGCTGCTTCTCGACGATTTCCTGCGtgaccccaaccccaacacccagAGTGGTACCTTCGCTGGCCTTGAGGCCTTCAG AGATGTAAAGCTGGAGGACACATACTTTGACCGGGACGTGGAGAAAGCTTTCCTGAAGGCGAGCGCCGACATCTTTAAGCAGAAGACACAACCCTCGCTGATGGTCTCCAACCAGAATGGCAACATGTACACGCCTTCCGTCTATGGCTGCCtatccgccatcttgggcca GCGCTCTGCCCAGCAGCTCGCTGGCCAGAGGATTGGTCTGTTCTCCTACGGCTCGGGATTCGCTGCGACCCTGTACTCACTCCGCGTGACGCAGGACGCGACGCCGGGCTCTgcgctggacaagctggtggcgagTCTGGCGGACCTTCAGGTCAGGCTGGATTCCCGAAAGAAGGTGTCACCAGAAGCATTCGCCACCAGCATGAAGCTGAGGGAGGAGACCCACCACTTGG ccaatcagcagccccagagtgcggtggaggaCCTGTTCCCCGGCACGTGGTACCTCACCGGCGTGGATGAGAAGCATCGCCGCGACTACGCCAGGAGGCCCATCCTGGAGAATGGGAGCTTTGAGGCTGGGCTCGGTGCTCCCCATGGAAACCCGACCACGACTGAG TGCGCACCAAGTCCTGCCAAGAAAATGCCCAGGATCCCGGCAACAGCCTCACAACCTGCTACTGCCAACCTCAGCAACGGAGAGCACTGA